AGACAGTTGAGAGGACGGTTTGTTTGAGAGTATGTTTGAAGTACTGTTATTAATTAATTAGTGATGGGGAATCACAAGCATGTCTTGAGATTTTTCTAGAGTAAGGGATGCAAGGTCTGTTCCTCCCTCTCAGTACCTTCTCAAGTGCCTCGGACATTTagctaaaaaaaatatataccaacaagccatctgtcagcaatgctgattctatgactttaggcagatcatgagagggagggcatcttggccatcttctgggcatggtcactgggttgtggtgggggaggtagttgtgaatttcctgcattgtgcagggggttgggctagatgaccctggtggtaccttccaactctatgattctaagccaagAAGTTGAAAAAGGTTCTAATTCATCAAACTTATTCAGTTTTCTCACAGTGGTTACAATTTTACTTATATCGTACATTCATATAACACACATTATCTATCTTGCCAAAATTAAATACCAACTAAAGCAATGCAGTAGTTTTATGCAGTAATGTTAAGCTTCTCGGTAGAGATAGAAATTCAGTCCCTATGAAAGTCATTAAAATGTGCCTCTCCACAGGCTTGAATGATAGCATTTCATATGGCAGGGGATTGCTTCCTGCACAGATCTCTGATGCTgttaccactataccacattaacTTGATTGTGAAcacgtgtaaagtgccatcaagccatagCCATTTCACAGtgaccccacaggattttcaaggcaagagatgaacagaggcagtttgccattgcctggctttgcatagctaccctggacttccctggtggtctcccatccgagtacaaACCACTGCTGACCTTGCTGAGCTTCTGAAATTGGGTTAGCCTGAGCCATTCAGCTCAGGGCACGTAACCTTAGCATACTGCATTGTCTTCCTCCCGTTCGTGTGACTCTTGCCACTTAACTTCTGTTCTTAGCTAGTGTCTTGAATATTTATATTCTCAcacgtgtaaagtgccatcaagccacagccatTTCACAGTGAcccctcaaggcaagagatgaacagaggcagtttgccattgcctggctttgCATAGcttccctggacttccctggtggtttccctTCAGAGTACAAACCATTGCTGACCTTGCTGAGCTTCTGAAATTAGGTTAGCCTGAGCCATTCAGCTCAGGGCACATAACCTTAGCATACTGATTGTCTTCCTCCGAACTTAACTTCTGTTCTTAACTAGTGTCTTGAATATTTATATTCTCACATTTCCTACAGTGCATGATTGTTGTCACAAGAAGAAATGGGGCTCACACACAATGTTTTTCTTCAAGGATTTAATTCACCTTTAACAGTGACGAGtgtgatttagtggttaagagcagaaggctctaatctggagaaccaggttggtttccccactcctccccatgaagcctgctgggtgaccttgggccagtcgcaattctctcagaactctctgagccccacctacctcacaaggtgtctgttgggcggagaggaagggaaggtgatcgtaagcgggtttgagactccttaaaggtagagaaaactggggtataacaaccaactcttcttctactactaaatGCAGTTCTTCAGCAAAGCTTGTTCTGAAACACTTCCTCAAGGCAGAGTCCTGTGTGTCCATAAAGAAGATATGCATACTTTCCACCAACTGATGTAAAAAAAACCATCAATAATAGAAACAATGCAGACTTTGGCTGCTAGCTGTAATTCAAAGCAAGGCTGCCCATCTAGTTACTGTCTGAACTTACCGCtttgcactgtgtgtgtgggagggatggAGATCCTAAATAACTCTGTAtaagaaaaggtgtgtgtgggggtcactGCTCACCAATACTTCAATCTGAATTTCCTGTATAAATATGGGGGTAAGGGGCAGGGTTGAACCAATTTGCCAATTCAATATGGGCAGCAAGTAGGATAAGAAAATCAATTTTCATTCCAAAGGAAAAATTGATGACAATGCTACTAGATACCATAGCAATTTCCAACAATTCACATGTGGGGGCGATATTAAAGTGATCATGTCATTTTTTGTGCATCCTAGACAAATAGTTACCATATATCAACCTGAACACCTCATCAAGAAGATTAAGGTATAAGCTGGCTTGTAATCATCATTATTGTAATCTTGAGGAAAGTGTGTTgcataaaaaagccttttcattCAGTCAgtagattccccaccccaagaaGTGAAATATAGGTTATAATAATGTGGAGACAAGCAATGTGGGTTTTCCCTCCACGACAGCATAAAAAGACCTTCTGTGCAACACTGATCAAGTGTACAATCCAAGATAAAACGTAACAAAACAAAATAGACTTTATTCAAATTAAGCATGTTTGTTAGCACCTCAGGATAACCAGGAAAATAGAACAGTCCAACAGATAAACCAGTCCAGCCATCTAAGCAACTGAACACATTATTTAGTGCAGAATGATGGTAGAAAAGTACCACGACCGTCACAACACACACTTTCGAAACACTCTCAGCCAGCTAGAATGCGCAGTCTTATTTACAAAGGGAGAAAACCAGTGTGCTGCCCAATAACTCCATGGTTGCAACAGAGCAAAATGAGAGGTACGTGAGAAAAACATGACCTATATCTCAGATGCTCTGGAGCAAATCTGTCTGtaattgccttccccagctgctAAGTTTTGACAAAGGTTATTTAGGAAATTCAAAAATAATGATTGAAAGAATGGTTGGCATTCTAGCAACTTAACAAATGGATGCAGTTCACAATGTTTTTCAAAGAACAGACCGATTCTTCAGTGGTTACAGCAGAGCACCCATGAAGTCCAACATAAGATTAGGGTTTATGTTCCATTACCATATCCCCTGATAAAGCACAGAGTCAATCAACAGAAGCCTCCGGGATGGAAACAAGACAGTTCTTATGATTTATATAAGGGGCTAGGGATATGTTAAAATGTATAAGGAAATATACATTTGACATTTTTAGGTGAAATAATCTCACCCAGGCTGGGGGGATGGGGTAATCTTATGTTCTTTCCTGCCATGGTGGATGTTGAACAAATTTTAGTTATACATTCTTGCAGTTGTTAATTAAAACATGTTTGATATCTcaacaaaagcaaaaaacagaATAACTGGACAGGTAGTTATCCGAACACTCACAAATCCCAGCAACTCCTAGCTCCAACTAAAGATATATTTTTTCTTAATGCTCAAATGCATGATGTTCAAACCATATGATTCAATCCCCCTTTTATGCAAGTGTGCATTTTAGGTTAAAAGCGGAAAGGCAAATCAAGACTCTAGCCATTCATTTTAATTGTTCTTCACAGTCTCAGTGCAAATTTAAAATCTAGGCAACCTCTGCATATTTGCATGGAACAAATACTGTGGTGAACTGCTTGTATCAATCACTGCACTGAACACATTAAACAGATGCTTCTATACAATTGAACAGCCAGATAAGGCTATCACATTTTTTGACAATACCAAACCAGACTGTAGGGTAGGGACCCTTCTTTTATTCTGTCCCATCTTTAACAGGGATAGCGTCCATGGAAATGCAAGCTGGGTATTACTGATTCAGGTAAGAAGAGCGCAGGCTCTCTCTTGCAAACACAATCAATCAATTCATGCTGATAGCACTGAAAGGGTTTTCCAGGCCACAGACAGTTGCTGTTAAACTTTTTTGGAATTAGGATCTGCAACCACCAGTGGAAATTAACTTCATTCCTCTTCTGTTGTTAGCCAGATTTCACTTCAGATCACTCTAAGTGAAAATTAAATACACCGTACAGCACTGGTTACACCAGAGGAGACTTAAGTATTTGGAGCAATGAAATAAGAAGCAATTGTGTTGAATGCTACACAGGGCATGGAGCTATCCAACTATGGCACAGCCACAATAATGCCTACAAGCACTGGGGAAGAGAAACAGTGTGGGGACAGGACAGCAACTACGATTCAAGGATGCTCACTACATACTCCAGTTACCCTCTTTAGTTGTAAGAATGAAATTTGACACCAGAAACAGCATACTCTGTATCAGTTTTTTGCTGGGGaggaaaaaacccaaatcatCCAAAAATGTTCTATTTATTTCATCTATTGTAAAGAAGGGCAAACAAAATGCACCAATGACCATGGTTTCTAAGGCATCACGCCATAAGACGTTGACTATGGATTAATCCTGGTATAAATGCCATAAATACCATTCCAACTTCAGTTAGATGACTCCAGCATACATGGTTTACAGCCCAGGTGTGCTTGTCTAGGAAATCACTCTCTGTTCCCCCAAATGCAATTTGACAGCTGGTGGCATGATGTCATAGTGTTTTGTCCACTCAGTTTTACTGGTTGTATCATTTCCCCAGGGTTGCTTGAAATGGACCAGTTTCATCAGCATCACTGAGAGTACCAGACCAGCTGCTTGTCTGACATCAATGCTCTGAACAGTTAAGGAAAGCAAAGACTACAGCTCCAGTGGTGAACCAACAACCCAGACAGTACCCAGCTTAGTTCGAAACCGTTGCGATCGTAGCTGAGTCTGGGTGGGTCGCAGTCTTAGAGGAACATGTAAAAGGAAAATGCGCGAGTCCAGTTCAGTGTGGGCCTGCTCACACGGCCAGCCAGGGCTCCCTTTACAGAAGATGAAGTCATAGCCAGAGCAGAGTCTAGAACTGGCACTCTGCCTGCCCCAGAGCAGACCTGACCAAAGGGTCGAGTTGTAACTTAAGGAGTGATGCCACACCGCGATAACGCCAGTTGTCCTCACAATGGCCTCTTACCCACAGAGGCTTCTTTGGTCTGCCCTTGCAGTTGTAACCAATTCCAGGTGGGTCTATATTTGCCCTGTCCTGCAGAGATGAGCAATTTTTCGAAGACCAAGAACCAGATCATGTGGTAAgtgtgcatatatgtgtgtgagcATGTGTTGGAGGGAGAGGAAATGTCCGGCCCGCCCTCAGAGGCCATGGCGCTTGCGAGCTCCCCCCGTGGCGCTGGCGGCATGCAGCTGGCGGTCCTTCTCCCGGATCTCCTCGCGGAGCTGGGCCTCGGCCAGGCGCAGGCGGCGGATGCTGCCCTTCATCTCCTTCATCTTCACCTCCAGCAGGGCGATGATGTCCCGCTGCTCGTTCAGCTTGCGCAGCAGCTCCTCCGAGGTGGTGCCCGACGACAGCGAGTAGGAGTGGTCCGGCGGGCCGTCGGCCAGGGGCCCGTTGCCGGCCAGCAAGGCCAGCCGGACGGGGGTGCCCACCGCCCCGGCGGCGTCGGGGTCCCCCAGCTCCACCTGCACGGTCAGGTCGATGGGCTTGACGTCCTCGGGTCCTCCCCCGGCGCGGGGCGCTTGGCCTCCCGGCTCGACGGCGCCCTCTTGCTGCAGGGTGAGCAGCACGGCGGGCTGGGCGGCGGCAGCGGCTTGCTGCTGGGGGGCGTGGCGGGCGCGGCGAGCCCCCCGGGCCCCCTTGCGCTCGTTGACCCCCCGGAGGGGGAAGATGGTGGGCACCCGCACCAGGTAGGACTTGCGGCCGCCCGGGAAGTGCTCGGAGCAGACGCGGTGGCCGGTGGTGGGCTGGAAAGTGCTGAAGCAGCCGCTCACGCCGGCCCGCGACACGTTCTTCAGCCACAGGCGGCGCAGCTCCGCGTCCTTCGGGAAAGTGTAGAAATGGAGCGCCTTGTCCCGGTGCGAGTTGTTGTAGCAGCCCGGCACGCAGCACGTGAACCCGGGCATGGCGTGTTATTTATTGCTTCCCCCAACACGCGCACACACCCCGCCCGCTGCTGcggccgctcctcctcctccctcggcGGGATCCGGGACTACAGATCCCACAAGGCCTCCCGAGGCTGGAGCGAGGCGGCGAGGGAGAGCCGCCGCTATCGCCGCCGCCGCTACCGCTGCGCCCCGCAGCGCCACAGGAAGCGGAACTACCCGCCCCACAAGGCACCGCGGCGCCGCGCACCGGAACTACGTTTCCCACAAGGGCTAGCGCGGCGAGTCGGCAAGGCCCCCCGCGCTCTTCGCTCCCGGGCGGGGATTACGAAAAGCGGGGGTGTTGAGAGCCGCGTCGGGTCACGCAGCCCGCCCGGGGCTCTTTCTGACCCGCGGCCCCTGCGCGCAGTCGACCTCCTCGTAGTCCTTGATTTCGCCTCTCAACACGTTTGAACTACGCGTCCCATCATGCAACGGGAAGCGCGGGAACTACGCTTCCCACAATGCAGTTTGTCTCGTATTCCACCGCCCCGCCCCGCTGTTGCTCCTGAACTGGAGGGTGCGTTCTCCAGTGATGGAGAGGTATTTCCTCCGCTGGTTACCGGGGCAACCCAGCAGCAGTAGCATCTCTCCCTCAGTttcatatttattgtattttgtagaaaagagtaagagtccagtagcaccttaaagactaaacaaaatttctggcagagagccatagctcacttcttcagatgtatttTGTTGTAGTTATTGTATTTTGTCATATAGCTGTTACCTGTCTTGAGTTCTGATTTGCCAGGAGAGAGACGGGCTTAATATTTTAATTCAACAAACATAAACCTGTAACTCACATATAGCCCTCCTGAGCATGGCTTGGAGCAATCCAGAGCAGGCCtttttggaagtaagtcccatttcatTTAATAGGCttgtagtgcccagatataagggctggtataaaacactatctgcttgtaagcagctatgggcctgccccattctaatgcataaatgatgcttaccttcctttgtgagtaaccctgtgccttaAACTTTAACTCACCCaactctgtgtttagctaaataaagaactgtttgcttTTGAACTTAACCTCCTTGCTGTCTGTTCATTGGACTCCATAAGACAGCCAGGCACTTCAGACTTACTGCCAGGAAAGTGACTGAAGTCTCACACCCTTTTGGCAATCATTAAGaagctcttcctctttttctggctGATGGATTGAAATTTGCCAAAACAAAGGCTGCTGGAGCTCAAAGCAGTTGACCCATGGGATGTTTTCACAATGACATCCATTATCTTTGAAGAAGCTGTGATGCTCCTGACCTTAAAATGAAAAACGAATagctgtctgtctccctctcccctcacttGCAGTTTATGGGGCCAGCACTGCATTTCAAGGTGGCCTTAATAACTCTTGCCTTATACATCCCATGATCATTAAAAAGCAAAGACcagatttttttcaaaattctAGCATAGGCTTTGAAAGACAACAGCAATGCTAAATACTATTGCCACAGACACAGTATTAATAGAGAATATACTTACATTTGAAAAAAATGCCTGTAGTCGTCTTATGGTGATTTTATACCCTTCATGATGTTTCTGTTCTTGATCTAGTCATTACTTCcgtttttctgtttcaaaacatATTTATCTTGGTCTCTTCTCTGCCTTACTCCTGATGGTTTTGACGTTTTCAGATACTGAATGCCAAGGATTCTTGCCTGAATCACTCCTGCACTAGCTACAACTGTCACAGAATGCTACAGAGTCACCATTATTCTAACTCCTAATTCTGGAGCTACTGGCTTTCATCCTTCCATGGTTTGAGTTCTTCTAAGTTCTTCAATATTCAGTTGTCATTGATTGGGCTTGAGTTGGCCTTGGGCTTTGTGAATCAAACCCTCCATAAAGCAAATATGTGAATTTGGAGAGGGCCTGTGTGATCCATTGTCAGAGTCTAgcgtgaacacaagaagctgctttctgctgagtcagaccattcacCTATCAAGATAAATATGGCCTACTCTGACTTGCAACAGCTCTCCTCTGTCTTAactggtctttcatatcaccagtAGTTACACTTACCTGGAAACGCTGGGAAATCAACCTGGGAACTTCTACGTGAAAACCAGATGCTCTAtgactgagccatggctccttctCAGTGCTCCTTCACATGTTTCCTCAGAAATAAGCCCCAGTGAGTTAAAGGAGCTTTATTCCCTAATAGTATGTGTAATTAAGGGTGCAGTGTTAATCCCCCAAATCCCCAAAACATCAGTTGCTTGCAGGGAATATGCCAGCCCCCACTACTGAGCACCACTGAAGGGAAAGATGGTACccatgggttagggttgccaccctccagatgatggctggagatctccagggattacaactgatctccaggaaacagagatcagttcacctggagaaaatgactgctttgggatgtgggctgtatggcattatatccactgaggtccctccccaaaccctgcctcctcagtctccacccctaaaatctccaggcatttcccaacccagagatggcaaccttaccGTGGGTGTAGGGAGGCAGTAAAGGAACTCTCAgggccacagatagggttgccagattgggaaatacctggagattttggtggggaAGTCTGGGGAAgtcagggtttgtggaggggagggatttcaatggatataatgccatacagttcaccctccaaagcagccattttctccaggtgaacagttctcggtcacctggaggttagttgtaatagtgggagatctccaactacctcctggaggttaacaaccctagcTACTGATGAGTGGGTGGTAGAACTTGGTACAAGCTTGGGGAGAAGTCACAGGTTGGTAGGCACAGCCATAAAATGGTTGCcaaaggaggcagagccaaccatagAACCTGGACCTAGCTCTTTAAAAATTGttacatgtagtttggctcttggAGGCGCTTGCTATAAGGCCAACAGTTAAAGTTATTGCCACTGCTGAAAATTATTTAAGTTAAAGATGCATTCATAACAAAttatacaacccccccccccagtcaaatTTACACTGTATCTAAATTGCAATTGTCTGCTTAACCCATACTGGACGCACTTGCCAAAAGCACAAGGATGCATCTCCCAATACGCTCTAACGTGACAGCTTAGCTTATCAGGTAAGACGCCTGAGAGTTCTCTGTGCTGATCCTCTTCCACCTCCAGGAATGACCTACCATGGCAAGATCAGGCTTCTTGAATGTGTAAAATGTGTAAAACGGGAACTTTAGGAGAGCACTTTTAAAGAAGGGATACCCTCATAGGGTTCCTTGTTTGCTTAAAGTTTTATCAATGGTTTTTAGAGCTGACTTTTAATTTTTGCAACCTGCCTTGGGCTTTCAAAGTTAAGACGGGCTagaaatgaaataagtaaatctTTTCCACtcttaccattaaaaaaaaaaatctgcttgacCTGTGTGGAAAATAATTACACAGTTTTATGAAGCATTTAATAGAATAGCCACGGCAAACGTAAGAAAACACAGTTAATCCCTCCCCTTTTGAGCATCTACAAAAGCAGGCCTTTGAATTATTATTAGCAGCAGCTACTTCGGGCAAGATTCCTGTATCCGTTTCCCTTTTAAGGCCCTGGGATCAGAGCGCACCGTTCCAAGGCTTCAAACCTTGGAATTTCCGgcagtagaaggagatctcccgAGGGGCCCCGCCAATAGAACTACCTTTCCCAGCAGCCATCGCGAGGCCGCCCGAAGGGAGAGTTATCGCGAGACTCTGGTTGAAGCTCTGAGCGGGAGAAGGAAAGCCGTTAACCGTTCGGCTCTCCCAGCTGCCTTCGTTTCCGTTATGGCCGCGTAACGGCAGCCGCCCCGGAGGACGCGGAAGAGTCATGGCCACTCCCAGGAGGTCCCGCCGGCTCATGGAGCAGCCTAAGAGGCGCTCCCTACGCCTGGCGAAGGTAGGAAGGGCTGTGCGCAACGAAGTAGCCGTTGGTTTATTGGCTACGCttttatcccgcctttcctccaaGAACTTTAGGGCGGCCGTATGAGCCCCTCCGTctaaccctcacaacaaccctgtgaggtagtttccATTGCACATTTACTCAGGAGCCGTTCTCACTGAGGCGTAGGGCTACAgaggcttgggttcaaatcctcctcatacaatagggttgccaggtccctcttcgccaccagcgggatgtttttggagggcggagcctgaggagggcggggtttggagagggactccaatgccatagaatccaattgccaaaccggccattttctccaggcgaactgatctcttatcggctggagatcagttgtaacctttcctttccttttcctttcctttcatcccttagaagctccttgatcaattgatcttgagcagcatatatctagtgttggagggatataaggactgaaacaaatcttgccactgacaatgtagccttggggtccctatcacttagtaaaaaaggcattgtgtcagtcacagaggcattggctttgtatgttaaaaggggggaaatatagtgcaatcgacgttcctcgtaaaagcggcattccaaaagggcatgggctaatgagtcaatagagccagaagagcaagggcgatcagttgtaacagcaggagatcacctgctactacctggaggttggcaaccctatccttataCAACCAGTGTAGCACATTGCTCCTTGGTGTCACTTTGTGCTGTAGGTTAGCGGGAGGTTTTGAACCAGGAGTGTAAAATGTTAAAGGTCTGAAGGATAAGGTTTCCTTTACTGGTTATTATTGGTGGAAATGTTTTTCAGGGTTTGGGGAAACTGGCAAAGAGTTTCCCTGTGCATTCCAGTATTGTCTGTGCCACTGGTAAATGTGTTTTCCAGTGCCAGATTTACTGTTCATTGTGGCACCAAAGCCCCGTGAATTTTCTGTACCCAAAATTGGTTACAGGGCTGGTAAGTAAAAACAGCCTTGTGGACCAGATACctgtattatgtgtgtgtgtgtgaagtgccgtcaagttgtagccgacttatggcgacctcttatggggttttcatggcaagagactaagaggtagtttgccattgccttcctctgcacagcaaccctggtattccttggtggtctcccatccaaatactaaccagggctgaccctgcttagcttctgagatctgatgagatcaggctagcctgggccatcctgtaTTATAATCCCCTCTTTTTACGTTAtacctgtgtgtgggggggaaacatagTCTTGCACTTGAGTAAATACTGTACGTCATGatctttttaatgtttaaatgatGAAAGTGTATAGTTGAAATGGTTTTCTTCTTAAACAAAACTTGCATCCGCCTGTTCAGAACTAGCACAGGAAATACTGGTACTTCACATGAGATGTAATTTCACTtatggaatattgtcgaaggctttcacagtcagagttcatcagttcttgtaggctatccgggctgtgtgaccatggtcttgacTTCAGGCACttttacacatgccaaataatgcactttcagtacgtcaggaaagaaaataccaagaccacggtcacacagcccggatagctcACTTATGGAAGTTGCCATCATAAGAAGGTGGCTGTTGTGTTTGATCATTAGTCTTCAGGCCCTTGGTTGGGGCCCTCGATAAGGCCACAGAGCCCCACTTGCTGGATCATGAGCCCTTATAAAGCTGCCTTTTTAATGCTACGTTTTGGGGAGACCTGCTGCTGGGCCTCCTGTTTCTCCTTATGCACATGCTGAGAGAAGCAACAAGACCAGGTCACTGAGCAGTTGAGAGGATTCCTCTGTGGTTATGACTCTTGGCCTGTTCCTTAGTCTGGTGGGTCTCCCCACTTGTCCCTGAGTTCTTCTGGTCTGCTGCCTCCTATGGTGGCCTTGACAGGTCTTTGGTTTCCTGCCATGTGACTTCAGGCACtttcaaacatgccaaataatgcactttcagtacactttaacaattgtttgcaagtggattttgccagttcacacagtaaaatccagcattattcggcatgtgtgaaagtgccccatgtCATGTAATTACAGTTCAGTGGTTCCCATACTGCCAGCTAGGGACTATAGTTGGATCCTAGGTCTGGAAAGGTTGGAGTCCAGTGGGTTATTTATCTGTATAttaacttcatttgtaccctgcttttctccccagtggggacccaaggtggcttatgtccttctcctcttctccgtTTTATTA
Above is a genomic segment from Euleptes europaea isolate rEulEur1 chromosome 17, rEulEur1.hap1, whole genome shotgun sequence containing:
- the THAP11 gene encoding THAP domain-containing protein 11, translated to MPGFTCCVPGCYNNSHRDKALHFYTFPKDAELRRLWLKNVSRAGVSGCFSTFQPTTGHRVCSEHFPGGRKSYLVRVPTIFPLRGVNERKGARGARRARHAPQQQAAAAAQPAVLLTLQQEGAVEPGGQAPRAGGGPEDVKPIDLTVQVELGDPDAAGAVGTPVRLALLAGNGPLADGPPDHSYSLSSGTTSEELLRKLNEQRDIIALLEVKMKEMKGSIRRLRLAEAQLREEIREKDRQLHAASATGGARKRHGL